A stretch of Heterodontus francisci isolate sHetFra1 chromosome 44, sHetFra1.hap1, whole genome shotgun sequence DNA encodes these proteins:
- the LOC137355831 gene encoding histone H3.3A → MARTKQTARKSTGGKAPRKQLATKAARKSAPSTGGVKKPHRYRPGTVALREIRRYQKSTELLIRKLPFQRLVREIAQDFKTDLRFQSAAIGALQEASEAYLVGLFEDTNLCAIHAKRVTIMPKDIQLARRIRGERA, encoded by the exons ATGGCGCGCACCAAACAGACGGCTCGTAAATCCACCGGCGGCAAGGCCCCTCGCAAGCAGCTGGCCACGAAAGCAGCCCGCAAGAGCGCGCCATCCACCGGTGgggtgaagaagcctcaccgttacag GCCCGGGACGGTGGCACTGCGGGAGATCCGCCGTTACCAGAAGTCGACCGAGCTGTTGATTCGCAAGCTCCCGTTCCAGCGCCTCGTGCGGGAGATCGCGCAGGATTTCAAGAcggacctgcgcttccagagcgcGGCGATCGGCGCCCTCCAG GAGGCGAGCGAGGCCTACCTCGTGGGGCTCTTCGAGGACACCAACCTCTGCGCCATCCATGCCAAGCGTGTCACGATCATGCCCAAGGACATCCAGCTAGCTCGACGCATCCGAGGGGAGCGAGCTTAA